The Camelina sativa cultivar DH55 chromosome 18, Cs, whole genome shotgun sequence DNA window gaaaccctaatcgcatcgaccgacacctccacatggcatcgaccgaggCTCCTAGGTTAaaccgcgccgtcctcgcactagcatcgatcgatgctcatgccgagcatcgttttccccgaagcttctcgccggatctccgttcCTGCAACCACGAGAATCGATCcgaagccacaagaaagcttcccaacgcCTCAAACGACatactaacaagcctaacaactcataaacaagcagataagagtaatctccagcttagataagccatggtcatgcacttacctttgccaagatgaatctgaacctcaaacaagcaaaacaacactcctaggaagctcctacaacgatcccagctacagatctctacaagaacagcctcaaatctccagaaatcaccaagaacactcaagaacactttttcttccttcttttctctcaaaaacggctaaagtcgtctaatgagacaaaatgaacgacttaagggttttcttttccccaaaacgcagcgtttaacttaagtcaaaaccgGAATCGATCGATGTTACATGATGTTACagctctgccctcctcatgtgtggagagaacatgttcacgtcatTTATCTATATCAAAGTAGCATGCTCTGACAAACCATTGAAACTAAAAACCCTTTGCCAACACCAGATCTTTTgataactaatgttaaatttcataatgtattcgtggaagtagAGTCTTTGATAGATCATGATGTAGCATCTGTCtctgagctcctatggatctatcaaaaacggtttatggtttttcaatttatctatctatgtttgttgtaagcttgtgttttattagcctattttatccaaccattaggtgtatttttttacacctaagtaCATTGTatgttacaatatattttttaccaccacctaggaaaatatctatatgaacacattaagcaagctattatatgtctatttattttcagttttgcataatttctttaatcactaaaattttCGGTTGAAGAAACAtctcgaataaaaaatatattagatagtatagtaatcaatgatgtatcatcatataacaaaaaatggacgaacctcggctctgtcctcctcccttatggagagaaccttgcgtccaacctgctccaccatgaagagaaccttggctccgccttctttccttggggagataactttGCATGCGTCCAACCTACtctaccatggagagaaccCTGGCTCTGCCCacctcatgtgtggagagaacatcttcatgtcttttagctatctcaaagttgCATGCTCCGGCAACCAAAGAAACTAAAAGccattttccaacgtcacaaaatcttttgatagtaactaatgttaaatttctcaatgtattcatCAAAGTGTCTTTAAACgtcatgatgtagcctctatctctgagctcctatggatctatcaaaaacggtttatgtttttccaatctatctatttatctatgtttgttgtaatcttgtgtttgattagcctattttatctaaccattaggttgataatGTGCTAAtctttatctccctttgggattgaataaatggtaataattatgtttgcattaaaaaaaggtctatgaccaaccaatcaaggttgtgaaattgaaaaaaaaataatttgacataattaaagaaataatggAAAATTATAAGCAGGGTAGTATATGAATctcaaaacaaagatgaaaatataaattaaataaaacaatctaaaaatactacaataatatttaaaatacagtattagaaaaagaatacacatatattaatcttacctattccaaactgaaaaaatgagaaattaggagaaaatttaagttttggtttaaaaaacataaggaaaatttaccttcccattaaaactttttttaccAATATAACAAAGTTTAAAGGGAGTGTTTTTGATAGGTCTGAGCGTTCGAATATCGGATCGGATTCGGACCGGATTCGGTTcggattttttggatttcggattttttggatattaaCTCTAACGTCCATATgggtatttataaaatttagatcggtttcggttcggattATTTGGATTCCGGATCGGTTTGGATATTATTGTAGATaaccataatattttatttggataATTTTTAAATCTGATTGTACCCAAATTACTATACTAACCGagccaataaaataaaaaacaaacaacctaACACCACAAGCAATTGATTTTCCAAGAAAAGCAATACAAATTTCAAATCAATAAAGAGATTTGTTATAAAATCACAAACAACTCTACTCTCatattaaaccaaataaatacaGAGAGAGCTAACATATTCTGAATTTGGAGTTTGgtatatgaatataattaaacCGTGAGCTACAAAGTAGGCAATAACAATCGATTTTGAAactaatgaaaaagaaacatcacagttaagaaaaattaaagttcAGAATTCATAGCATACCCTATATCGATTTCTGGTCTATGATGGAGGAACTTAGCGGAGAGTGGGATGCCAGAttgaaatttagggtttttatcttAACTGCGCACAATCGAGATTTGGGAAGTGGAATGATACGCGACAATATTCTTCGGGATatcaatttttcttatattttcggGTTTATATAGATATCTATTGGATATCGGGATATTATCCTATATCCAggaataatgaaaacaaaaaccgaTCGGATATATTTtcggttttggttcggttttaatCCGACGTTCGGATTTTCAGATTTGGATTTTGTGCCCAGGCCtagtttttgaataaattattttgttaaaagaaaaatttgagacagatctatgtttatatagaagtgagtatatacattttttagaattaataattaactgtacattcttcttattcctttttctatttttttttgttaaattaataacttaaaattaaaaataagtaaataatgttataatttcgaattttatgaaatatataatctccttcaaagtatttttttaaaagactgtttaaattttgtaattttttataattatattttatattgttaatattgtttaaacagtttttttttgtcattatctCAAATctcttctattaaatattaacttttacacatgtcaaaatttcatattaataatttgacatatgtcaaaatcttattaatggctaactttatataataagactagATGAGGACGCGCTCGATGTGCGGGTtgaaagttttataaattaaattaaatttattaaaatttgttgtatgttatatataaattttatttttgttataatatacaGATTTATATccacttacaaatattttatgtatgttactattaaaagtataattttttacactgtACTCTTgcatgttacaaaaatatttttatcaccatctagatattgtctatataaacacattaagccaagtaTATTACTTTCACACTAAAAtagttggctcaaaaaacattttgaataaaaaatatattacataatatactaatcaatgatgtatcatcataataatgtatgaccaccatggagaaaacatcggctccgccgtcatcccttatggagagaaccttgtgtccaacctcctccatcaTGGAGAGAAGTTTGGCTCCGCCTTTCCCcattggagagataaccttgcgtccaatctcctccaccttcctcccttgcggagataactttgtgtccaacTTTCtctaccatagagagaacctcggctttgccctcctcctatgtggagaaaatatgttcacatctttttgcTATCCCAAAATGGCTTGTTctgacaaccaatgaaagtaaaaacaattttctaacgtcacaaaaaaatattttgaaagtaactaatgttaaatttcccaatgtattcgtgatagtaactacaaagtgaaagtaaaatagttggcttaatgtgtttatagataacataatatactaatcaatgatgtatcatcacattAATGTATGACCACGATggaaaaaacctcggctccaccctcatcccttatggagagaacattgcgtccaacttcctccatcatggagagaaccttggctccgccttcctcccttggagagataaccctgcgtccaacctcctccaccttcctttgttgggtagataaccttgtgtccaaccttttCCACCATAGAAAGAACTTCGGCTCTGTCCTcatcctgtgtggagagaaaatgttcatgtctttttgctatctcaaaatagcttgctccAACGACCAATAAAcgtcaaaacctttttcaatcgtcacaaaatcttttgatagtaactaatgctaaatttctcaaagtattcgtggaagtgtctttgacacaccatgatgtagcctctgtctctgtaactcttcaaccgccacattgtttagtgagcccatgcctactctcagtccatgggcccaccttcccaagtgagccctacatctattctcgGCTTGTGGACCAatccatattcgatggccggtttgttacgtttggaagtctttaaaaacttgattaccgaccttacaaatcaacaaatgatattttcttatgttttgtctTCCCTCGCACAATTTCGACAATCATTTccagaaaggtcacccatcatgaagttctttCAGGACCCTtgacttaaaaaataaatgcattttggtgacgtatgtggctaaatcaattcttttaaacatttccgcaaaccagAGTGTCACAACCTTTGATAGGCCTGgacattcggttaaccattcggttttgTAGATATTgatttatcaaaataattattgaaaagaatctaaaatctttcaaatatcaaaaagaTATTGATTTATCTATTTTATGCGTTAAAAATAAGTTAGTATAGGGCATTGatttaaaaattaacataatttttaattattaaatgtcAAAAAATTGTTAACATGatcattttttataacaaaaggTAGTTAAGTACACgaatcataatataatatatggcCACATAAtcaagtttaaaaatatatagtcacTGAATGTATTGTATGCCTATATAGCCACATGTACCAACTATATTCATGACcatctttatatacaaaaaaaattatcttaaacacaagaaaaaaaattctacaacaaaaattatttcaatCAAACCCAAGacatatgatttatattttacaattttgtttttattataatcaaaatcGTTAGATCTTCtaaagagtatttttttttttttaccatgcAATAACGTTTTCTAGAAAGAATGTACAAATTTATGTACTACTTCtctataattttgaaattttatagcTCTTCTATAAAGTATGAATTCTTTTGTCTATTTTTCTCTAGTTttgaaattgtaaaaaaaaaaaaagaactaattataattatcaatgcattaaatatatatattgaatatggAATGTGGTTTTTAATTGTACAACACATCGATTATAGAGTATCATCATATAGTTGATTCAGAACTTACGTTTTTTCATATTCTAAAATATGTTGGGACTACTTATAGAagtttatttacatatattttgccACAAAGAGTCAAGAAAATACTAAAGCCATCTCGACTACAACttataaaaaatcttttaaacacTTCATCCCAACTTAAATCACTTAAACTTCGGACCTAGCTTAATCTCTTTAAAGAAATTGTCTTTTCAatgtttgataattaattatacCAAAGCACATCTTATTATGCCCCCAGTGAGTAACATTATTTTAAACATGTGATATTGAACATtaaaactttttcaaatttGGACCCATCATCACCTCAATTTAGGGCATTCTCCGGGTGGTGTGTCAAGAAAAATCTAGTCCCTCTTTGGGACCTGTCAAGTGTCAAGTGTcaacaatcaccaaaaattaaacctttCCGAAAAAGAATACAGTATACTATGAATACGAACGAATAAAggtgatttttgattttttaagtaTATGATTGTGTATACTCTAAAGTCTAAAACAAAGttataaatcaaataacaataataataaatcgtattcacataataaaaatgaagaatatCCCATGAGATGAGAATCTCAACTCCGCACCATTGGAGAGATTggccccttcttcttcttcttcttcttcttccttccttcttcttctacctttaTTAGCTTCACCTGCATCATCAGCACaaattctcattctcttcttcaaatTTAGATCCTTTCTTATCCTTCTTCAATCTGTTGTATTCGATTCATCTCTCTTCACTCGAATAACGGATTTGAGATTCTCTCTCTAAAACGTTACGGGTTTTTGTAAATGGTGAGCGGTTTAGTAGATTCATTGCAGATCTGAGTAAGACGATGATGTGATCACAAACCCAGAAACGAAAAATCTGATCTTTTGTCAATTCTGATTCGTTTGATCATGTCGACTACGACGACTCATGGCGTGGAGCATGTTGGTTTAccgaagaagaaaatggaagcGAAGAAATCGAAACAGGGATCATGTTGCAACCCGGTTAAGAAACCCGGACCGGTTTCAATGGATCATGTTCTCTTAGCTCTCCGCGAGACGAGGGAGGAGCGAGATTTGCGAATCAGGAGCTTGTTCAGTTTCTTCGATTCTGAGAATGTTGGTTACTTGGATTGTGCTCAAATCGAGAAAGGGTTGTGTGCGCTTCAAATCCCGAGTGGGTATAAATACGCTAAGGAGTTGTTTAGGGTTTGTGATGCGAACAGAGACGGGCGTGTTGATTATAATGAGTTTCGTAGATATATGGATGATAAGGAGCTTGAGCTGTATAGAATATTTCAAGCTATTGATGTTGAGCATAATGGTTGCATTTCTCCTGAGGGCCTCTGGGACTCGCTCGTTAAGGCCGGTATAGTTACAGATTCTTTATGCTCTGAAGTCTGTTTTGTTAGATCATTGTATGTTAAGCTGATGATCTGATCTGAGTTAGATCATTGTAGGTTGATAAGGTTGTGCTagtttatatgtatgtatggaTCATTAGTTAAGATGAGACTCTTGTGAATCTGAGTGGTTATGTAAATCAGAATTTGTTTATTAGTTTTTGGTTCTTTGTGTATCTATGAAGTTTGAGTATTGGTTATACTTATAGAACACTTCCTACGGATGTGTATTGGTTTCATTTGGTGTATGATAGTTAACAACCTCGTTTCTGTGCATTTAAGGATACGGCTTGTTAATATTCATCTATTAGCTCAAATCTTGTCTCAGTTCTATGTGTAGATATTGAAACTATTGACCACAGCTTTTGTGTTTATGCTCTGTTTTCGTCCTATAAGCCACAACAGTTTCTATTTTGCAGGGATTGAGATAAATGATGAGGAGCTAGCTCGTTTTGTGGAACATGTTGATAAGGACAATGATGGAATCATTATGTTTGAAGAATGGAGGGATTTTCTTTTGCTGTACCCACATGAAGCTACCATTGAAAATATATACCACCATTGGGAAAGAGTATGCCTTGTTGATATTGGAGAACAAGCTGTTATTCCACAAGGCATTAGCAAACACGTAAAGAGGAGCAACTATTTCATCGCAGGTGTACTTCCTTTCCTTGATTGTTAGGAGCTTATTTTCTCTGAACAACgtaaaaaagatttggtttAGAAGTTTTTCTGACAATGAAATAGTACTGTCGCAGGTGGCATAGCCGGTGCAGCATCTAGGACGGCAACTGCACCTCTAGATCGCTTAAAAGTTCTATTGCAGATTCAGAAAACTGATGCTAAAATCCGAGAAGCCATAAAGATGATATGGAAACAGGATGGGGTTCGAGGGTTTTTCAGAGGTAATGGGTTGAATATTGTGAAGGTAGCACCAGAGAGTGCCATCAAGTTCTATGCATATGAGCTTTTCAAAAACGCTATTGGTGAAAACATGGGTGAAGACAAAGCAGATATAGGCACAACCGCTAGGCTTTTTGCTGGAGGTATGGCTGGTGCAGTTGCTCAAGCCTCTATATACCCTTTGGATCTTGTGAAAACTCGGTTGCAGACTTGCACGAGCCAAGCTGGTGTTGTTGTTCCTAAGCTTGGAACACTCACCAAAGACATATTGGTCCATGAGGGTCCACGCGCCTTTTACAAAGGTCTTTTCCCTTCTCTTCTTGGGATTATCCCTTATGCGGGTATCGACCTTGCTGCATATGAGAAATTAAAGGACTTGTCCCGGACATATATTCTTCAGGATGCCGGTAAGTCTCTtagtttctctatttttctgtTCTGGCTGAATCTGCTTGAACGTAGACTCATAAAACTGGTCTCGGGTTTTGTCTTCAGAACCAGGTCCGCTTGTGCAACTAGGATGCGGAACAATCTCAGGAGCTCTTGGAGCAACCTGTGTTTATCCTTTGCAGGTCGTGAGGACAAGGTAATTCCATGGACTATATGTTTCtcctgctctctctctctttcgtaaCACAAACTCCGTACACAAGCATATATCAGTTCTCGTGGGAATATGAAATATAACTTACTGTGACACAGAATGCAAGCAGAACGGGAAAGGACCTCGATGTCGGGAGTATTCAGGAGGACAATAAGTGAAGAAGGTTACAAAGCACTCTACAAAGGGCTTCTACCGAACCTTCTAAAGGTTGTTCCTGCTGCCAGCATTACATATATGGTTTACGAAGCTATGAAAAAGAGTCTAGAACTTGATTGATTAGTGGCTTCACTTGATTTTGATATTGACGAAAGAGTGGGAATAATAAAGGAGAACCTATAAAACTAGGTGGTTATTTCTAACATACATAATTCTTCTAAACATCATTTGTATGAGATATATACTACTATAATATTCTTGTTTCCCCCAAACGTTTATTGTCAAGTGTAGAAAGCTGTAGAGATGAGAAAATTGTCGTGATGCTTCTTGACttttgctttgatgattccacATGTGATCTATAAGGCAAAATAATAATAGAGGTTCTTGTCTTGGGATATATTTTGGTGTAGTGGAGAGGAGAGTGAAAGCAAGAGTTAGGTAACGTCTTGTCATTTTTGTGTTAAGTATGAATGTTGAATGTTCAATTCATCTTCTCTGTTTAGTTCGGTTTCCACTGTACACATaataaatctatactatttTTGTAGCAACTTTGTGTCAAAAATCATTTTGGAAATAATTAACATtcaatgcattgactttaatattagttaccgaaaaattcaaaattaattataggtaagatttaaaaaaataaagaaatctttctatctcattcaaacataaatatatgattctctttcattttaatttgaatatatatttaaattattttgaattattctataatacatttagttaataaaaattgtgattttttcctgcatatgatgtaatataaattttttaaaaacggacatatattactcaataaatgaataaaaacattcaggtataatatcccacatcgcctaaaaaaattggataatagttcagagtcatactataaaagagtccaaaatgattcaaaatacaaatgagtcgaaagcttgatttatcagacattcaaaataaaaaaaaacttttatttggtttattacggttctttattttaaatatttttaaaaagttacatatgataaatattaaaacttttaaaaagttaaatattataaatatttatgttttttagaaagttaaactttataaaatgttaaaatattaataatatttaaacgtttatgaagtttcaaatatttataaaattcaaatattataaatatttcaacttttaaaaaagttagaagacttttaaaatattaataatatatttaaaattttacgaaACTATTtgagaaatactcaaccgttttacgaattctaagtattataatctttaaactttataagaagcgccaatcttataaaatgtaaattgttacaatcttaataaataacatatcaactcaatctaatatttagaatacaaaaatataaatattaaaaattaagatgttaTAGTGCAagttaaaatatctcaaaacgGGGTTATATAGCAAGACGGgttttatcaatatttatataaatttcaaatatcattaattcggtgttatatgggtaaaatatcatttcattattttattaacactATGAGTATCAGAgaatatacatatctaattaattaaataaatattatgtagaaaagaaattatattgcggtattatatgatttaaaccataaaattaacaattattatataattataacatatttaaccaacaaatacaacttataatttaaatgttttagttataaataatttgcccacgggtccaaatctagtaCCGAGTATATATGGTTAATCAATTTTATCACTCGcatatatacagtatacacCGATAAcacatttaatatattattattagaactcctattgatttttttggtaggaaatgCTCCCGGTTATtattaattaggaaaaaaaaatacaaataagtgTGACGGAGACACGCAGGTCCAAATAAATTGTCTCTAACTACCGGTTCAAATACACTAGGAACCGTACTCAGAACATGCAAACCGCATAGTTCACCAACTTATCTATAAGATGATTGACCTCTTTataccagtgttcaagaaagcgctaggcggtatctgggcggtgacccaacgcctagcgcctagaacgcttagtcagggcctagacggtttttaggcggtttaggcgtttacaatataaaacattatatatatatatatataattatattaaaatatatgttataaaaataaaaaatttataaacaacggtaagaaaaatacatttatttaaatcatattaacaacatatagatgtttataattacgtatatagatataaaacataataatttaattatatgtaatttaaaaatcaaaaataaatattaaaataaaatgtatgtaattttaagcggattagacggtcatctaggcgtctgctgagcgtCTAGCGCCTAGACAGCGCCTAGGTGGctgcctagaccgctttcttgaacactgctttATACATATGTGGCATATGGATTATCTAAAGGCCATGACACAACTATATTGTAACAGAAAAGATGGCGGATAAGAGTATTCTATCCCGTTGTTAAGAAACCCCACCACCATCTCTGAATCTACTTTCACCTCCAACCTCTCAATCCTTCTGTCCCAAGCTATATAGAGTTCATAATAAACACTCCATAACTCCGCCAAAGATACCTAACATCTCCTAGTATTCAAAGCAAAACCCTCACACCATTCATCATTCTCATTTCGTAATACACCCCCAGCTGTGGCCATTCCCAGATTCCAACGAGATGTTCCATCTGAATTCAACTTATACCAACCTGTCTCTGGATATAACCAACGAACCAACCTCTCAACCTTTTCTGTTACTATTCTTCTGGCGCCATTCGCCATATTAGCCGATAAAACCTCCTTGGTAAGATCCTTAATATACTGGACTCAATTTTTCCAAAGCTATTTATCCCCAAAAACATTACCACATCTCAACTTCCAACCCCACCATACAGCCAAGAACTCCTATAATCCTACTCCTACTCCTACCCtcgttttcaaaaaattaaataacaaacagatataaaatatttggataGTTGGAAATAAAtgatacttttaaaaaaatttgttcagatagtatatatctttatttgtAGGTTATGACTAAACTACCTttactaatagaaaaaaaatcaagatttaagtagcttaaaggagaaaaaaaaaactagaaaatcatGTCAATAAACAACTATAAAAAGAACTTTGTAAATTTGTTGAGAATAATTAGTTTTATAACGATGATTGTTCTACaatgtttaaaataaagttttttttaccttttttataaGTTCTTAAAAAGTTAGATTATGCATTTTACCATCTATAcatgttttacaaattttaaacctgaaatatgttataaaattttcacGATACAGAACTTTATACAtatcagaaaatatattttacattttactctatgttctacaaaatttgGAATACGTATTTTACGCTTTACTCTTTGTTCTACGTTAGTTAGAATATGTTTTCTACTCTTTATTCTATGTTctgaaaaaaatagattaatatatattctacGAAAGTtagcttttatttatataatatgtaagagtatatatatatatatttatttatttaaatgtgTTCATTGCattttccaaaaatcaaataagaatGTTAAATGTCGTTttcatattacaaaatattaaaaattgatccaaaactcacaaaatgaataaatatagtattcaatatttagaaagttttatttttgaaggaAATAAATTTAGGCGATTGATgccgaaaaaaacaaaataataaatatataaaaagtaaagaaaattaaaagtagAGGCTAATGGAAATCTTGTCTATTTGTGAAATGGTGATTGTAATACGCATATGTTTTACGCACTTAGTAGATCCcttatttatcttcttcttgattttttttaaggattttatTAAAAACTGGTAATTGATTATTGGCtataattttcaataattaacatttttatttccatttttcataatgaatatagaaatttaatttaatttaattaactttgccatgatttattatttaatattttctaatatttaacttatataaaactgatatttggatttgattttgattatatcAAATTTCATTTGGTAAATtgatatttgaatttgattttatcaaatttcattttggtggttattaattttaataaaggattttaaataagattaaatttctttaatttcataGTTCAGGatgtaatatgtttttaattattaataaacttaTTTCACTACAATTATCTAAAGAAAGTATAGAtggaaaaattaaaactaaaaatatacaaaatgtaaTGCCCTTACAACCACATTTTAGTGTGTTTCACATCCTCTCTCGGTTCGTGAATCCACTCTTATCCGGTGGCTGGTATTCTACATTCAGAaagctttaaaaacttttttaccatttttacaaattaccacatgatatttttgtatgttttgattttactcATATGGTCCCTCCCGATAATTACTTCTTCGAAGTTATTCACTCTGGAATTTTCCAGCTTAGACATGCTTGTATATAGAATTTTCTCGGGTTGGTTAACCGgccaaattattttaaacttttatttttgcatCACCGTATTTTTGGAAATCGGGATAATACAATTCATTTCTACAAACAAACCACAATGTCCTTGTTAATTGTGTCACTAAAATTGCCACTCGgtactatataaatatttgatgtttatATACTAGACAGAATAACCAAAGCGGCAAAATGGTTTACAATAAACCCACTAAATGCTAAATGCTTAAGGTGACAAATT harbors:
- the LOC104761097 gene encoding calcium-binding mitochondrial carrier protein SCaMC-1-like yields the protein MSTTTTHGVEHVGLPKKKMEAKKSKQGSCCNPVKKPGPVSMDHVLLALRETREERDLRIRSLFSFFDSENVGYLDCAQIEKGLCALQIPSGYKYAKELFRVCDANRDGRVDYNEFRRYMDDKELELYRIFQAIDVEHNGCISPEGLWDSLVKAGIEINDEELARFVEHVDKDNDGIIMFEEWRDFLLLYPHEATIENIYHHWERVCLVDIGEQAVIPQGISKHVKRSNYFIAGGIAGAASRTATAPLDRLKVLLQIQKTDAKIREAIKMIWKQDGVRGFFRGNGLNIVKVAPESAIKFYAYELFKNAIGENMGEDKADIGTTARLFAGGMAGAVAQASIYPLDLVKTRLQTCTSQAGVVVPKLGTLTKDILVHEGPRAFYKGLFPSLLGIIPYAGIDLAAYEKLKDLSRTYILQDAEPGPLVQLGCGTISGALGATCVYPLQVVRTRMQAERERTSMSGVFRRTISEEGYKALYKGLLPNLLKVVPAASITYMVYEAMKKSLELD